A genomic segment from Chitinophaga niabensis encodes:
- a CDS encoding TonB-dependent receptor — MKKIYTSTLLMFLFIPLHLFSQGLISGRVIDQDNLSLPGASVVIKALSRNTVSDVTGTFKLLNIPDGTHVVTISYIGFKTFEKTVTITNGAAVQLDAVLAAGGSKDLQTVVVSGSSVSALKALNQQKNSNRIVNVISADQIGRFPDPNIGDALKRVPGIYVQLDQGEASLVSVRGTDPSKSTININGTNMSGTGNDRSVGINAVPSDMVQAVEVTKAITPDMDGDAIGGVINLITRKAPYTKMLSITGGTGYSFMIKKPMANANLVFGNRYGKKKQFGVMLSGSYYQQSLGSNMHGSDWSDTKWVDDKTYFMPKYLSMEQILLERIRQSYTIGLDYKFNEKHSIALTGIFNNYKDWRQRYTLKVDDIGADYPTNWKRAPGYERGTVKGNKVKDSNKDMIDDNTKEYYVDRTNDPFHPQYDPELERHVNGGVNSKNGAVIAQKIINLGLEGQHIFGKVKVEWKGSYMKNRGDNPDARNLELESEMEKTVQMDYTNPRFIKAAGGTGIDNVLESLKGRATNNSDTVDTWYADSYNGSDKRSYTQQYLAQLDITVPLWEGKFGNTLKFGGKYRGMTKENTILNQVVWKPGIDPTRKAEYDQRIANGEKVSIEDYRDWRYFWTGYGNSMKNVSRSLFPNSRYEVGSTVTTEWVSHQDVSYTGNTAHFIKDATKVDALAGNYNGAEGISAGYLMSTQQLGSKLSLIGGLRFEYSTLKYEGYNYNKKLDAIDNEKIVSNTNSLDLMPAFHIKYTPTKQSVYRFAYTRTISRPAYGDIAPKMNVSIKDKTVSEGNPQLAPTLSNNLDLLGEYYTGGTGLISGGVYLKNISSYTVIRKDAVPFSKVDAFVLTPEELAAKEGVTPAVLADYKKYYDPLKANNELLQRTKPSNAGTANLVGVEIAFQRNLSFLPKPLNHLSVYANYTHNWIFTKKGEPELPGTAKDILNLSIAYEVSRFSIRASFNNTSAFSTITGSLPDHKGDVYYDKVYYLDANMNFFVFKKIVIYANANNLLNQSQRRYMWQPQYTYSSLYTGATAQLGVKLNLL; from the coding sequence ATGAAAAAGATCTACACTTCAACACTGTTGATGTTTTTGTTTATTCCATTACACCTGTTTTCACAAGGGCTTATTTCCGGCCGTGTGATAGATCAGGACAACCTTAGTCTCCCCGGTGCGTCTGTTGTTATTAAAGCACTTTCCCGTAATACAGTATCTGATGTTACCGGTACATTTAAACTCCTCAACATTCCTGACGGAACACATGTAGTGACCATTTCCTACATTGGTTTCAAAACCTTTGAAAAAACAGTAACGATCACAAACGGCGCAGCTGTACAGCTGGATGCAGTGCTTGCTGCCGGCGGTAGTAAAGACCTGCAAACAGTTGTAGTAAGCGGTTCTTCTGTTTCTGCATTAAAAGCATTGAACCAGCAAAAGAATTCCAACAGGATCGTGAATGTGATCTCTGCAGATCAGATCGGCCGTTTCCCCGATCCTAATATCGGCGATGCATTAAAGCGTGTGCCCGGTATTTATGTGCAATTAGACCAGGGAGAAGCTTCCCTGGTAAGTGTAAGGGGTACAGATCCTTCCAAGAGCACGATCAATATCAATGGTACAAATATGTCCGGCACGGGAAATGACCGTTCCGTAGGTATTAACGCAGTGCCTTCAGATATGGTACAGGCGGTGGAAGTAACCAAAGCTATTACACCGGATATGGATGGTGATGCTATTGGTGGTGTGATCAACCTGATCACCCGTAAAGCGCCTTATACAAAGATGTTATCCATCACCGGCGGCACGGGTTATTCTTTCATGATCAAAAAGCCGATGGCGAATGCGAACCTGGTGTTCGGTAACCGCTATGGTAAAAAGAAACAATTCGGCGTGATGCTGTCCGGCTCTTACTATCAGCAATCCCTGGGTTCCAATATGCATGGAAGCGACTGGAGTGATACAAAATGGGTAGATGACAAAACGTACTTCATGCCCAAATACCTCAGCATGGAACAGATCCTGCTGGAACGGATCCGCCAAAGCTATACTATCGGACTGGATTATAAGTTCAATGAGAAACACAGCATAGCGCTCACAGGCATCTTCAATAATTATAAAGACTGGCGCCAGCGTTACACCTTAAAAGTAGATGATATCGGCGCAGATTATCCTACTAACTGGAAACGTGCACCCGGTTATGAAAGGGGTACGGTGAAAGGAAATAAGGTGAAGGATTCCAATAAAGATATGATAGACGATAACACGAAGGAATATTATGTAGACAGGACCAACGATCCTTTTCATCCGCAGTATGATCCTGAACTGGAGAGGCATGTGAATGGCGGTGTAAACAGTAAGAATGGTGCGGTGATTGCACAGAAGATCATTAACCTGGGCCTGGAAGGACAGCATATTTTTGGCAAGGTAAAAGTGGAATGGAAAGGTTCTTACATGAAGAACAGGGGGGATAACCCGGATGCCCGTAACCTTGAACTGGAAAGCGAAATGGAGAAAACGGTGCAGATGGATTATACCAATCCCCGTTTTATAAAAGCTGCCGGAGGTACCGGCATCGATAACGTATTGGAAAGCCTGAAAGGCAGAGCCACCAATAACAGCGATACGGTGGATACCTGGTATGCAGACAGCTACAATGGTTCCGATAAACGTTCCTATACCCAACAATATTTAGCGCAGCTGGATATAACTGTTCCATTATGGGAAGGTAAGTTTGGCAATACCCTGAAGTTTGGTGGTAAATACCGCGGCATGACCAAAGAGAATACCATCCTGAACCAGGTAGTATGGAAACCGGGTATTGATCCTACGAGGAAAGCAGAGTATGATCAGCGGATTGCAAACGGAGAAAAAGTGAGCATAGAAGATTACCGCGACTGGAGGTATTTCTGGACAGGTTATGGCAACAGCATGAAGAATGTAAGCCGTTCTCTTTTCCCTAACTCCCGTTATGAAGTGGGCAGCACCGTAACAACGGAATGGGTATCTCACCAGGATGTAAGTTATACAGGAAATACTGCGCACTTCATCAAGGATGCTACCAAAGTGGATGCCCTGGCGGGTAACTACAACGGAGCGGAAGGGATCTCTGCCGGTTACCTGATGAGCACACAGCAGCTGGGCAGCAAGCTGTCGCTGATAGGTGGGCTGCGTTTTGAATACAGCACATTAAAGTATGAAGGTTATAACTACAATAAAAAACTCGATGCGATCGATAATGAAAAGATCGTTTCCAATACCAATTCACTGGACCTGATGCCGGCCTTTCATATTAAGTACACCCCCACCAAACAATCTGTTTACCGTTTTGCTTATACCCGTACCATCTCCCGCCCGGCTTACGGAGATATTGCGCCTAAAATGAACGTGAGTATCAAAGACAAAACTGTTTCCGAGGGCAACCCTCAGCTGGCTCCTACCTTATCCAATAACCTGGACCTGCTGGGTGAATACTATACCGGAGGCACGGGCCTGATCTCAGGAGGGGTTTACCTGAAGAACATTAGTAGCTATACCGTGATCAGGAAGGACGCCGTGCCTTTTTCAAAGGTAGATGCTTTTGTGCTCACACCAGAAGAGTTAGCCGCGAAAGAAGGCGTTACACCTGCTGTACTCGCTGATTACAAAAAGTATTACGATCCTTTAAAGGCTAACAATGAATTGCTGCAAAGGACCAAACCTTCCAATGCAGGAACAGCTAACCTGGTAGGCGTGGAGATTGCTTTCCAGCGTAATCTTTCCTTTCTTCCCAAACCACTCAACCACCTGAGCGTATATGCTAACTACACGCATAACTGGATCTTTACAAAGAAGGGCGAACCTGAATTGCCGGGTACTGCAAAAGATATCCTTAACCTGTCCATCGCTTATGAAGTAAGCCGGTTCAGTATCAGGGCGTCTTTCAATAATACTTCTGCTTTCAGTACCATTACAGGCAGCCTGCCGGACCATAAAGGCGATGTTTATTATGACAAGGTATATTACCTGGATGCGAATATGAACTTCTTCGTTTTTAAGAAAATAGTGATCTATGCCAACGCTAATAACCTGCTGAACCAATCGCAACGCAGGTATATGTGGCAGCCGCAGTATACGTATTCCTCTTTGTACACAGGTGCTACTGCACAATTGGGTGTGAAGCTGAACCTCCTGTAA
- a CDS encoding purple acid phosphatase family protein, which translates to MSIRFLLALSGVFFFVQVYAQEIPKPKPSKEERKPNVLAGLMRGPYLQVATDHSIIIRWRTNALTRSVVAYGTTEGQLDMAAEDSTLTFEHKVQVTGLTPRTKYYYSIGGGNGDTLQMDADNYFVTMPVPGQEIPLRIGVFGDCGNNSPNQRNVRDQVISYLKDKPMDAWILLGDNAYSSGTDPEFQEKFFNIYKDNLLKKYPLFPAPGNHDYSDLYRFRATSQGTKDIAYYQNFSMPTNGEAGGVPSKTQAFYSYDIGNIHFLSLDSYGKEDEASTRMYDTSGAQVQWIKKDLEALKNTRRGWVVAYWHHPPYTMGSHNSDKEGELVKIRENFIRILERYGVDLILCGHSHVYERSRLMHGHYGMEATFDSATHNLSGSSALYDGSDNSCPYIKDPVTNAGTVYVVTGSAGAQGGRQATYPHDAFYYSYNEKGGASMLEVDGNKLELKFIAADGEIRDHFVMMKDVNKTTTINLKKGQSATLTASFAGSYKWNKGKRTERSITVKPSAGKTVYEVQDNYTCVKDVFIVNVSK; encoded by the coding sequence ATGAGCATCAGATTTTTACTCGCACTGTCAGGTGTGTTTTTTTTCGTGCAGGTATATGCGCAGGAAATTCCTAAGCCCAAGCCGTCAAAGGAGGAACGTAAGCCCAATGTACTGGCGGGCCTGATGAGAGGTCCTTATTTACAGGTAGCTACAGACCATAGTATTATTATCCGTTGGAGAACAAACGCGTTGACGAGAAGTGTGGTGGCTTATGGTACTACGGAAGGGCAGCTGGATATGGCAGCGGAGGATTCCACGCTCACCTTTGAACATAAAGTACAGGTAACAGGTCTTACACCCCGCACAAAGTATTACTATTCCATCGGTGGGGGCAATGGGGATACTTTGCAGATGGATGCTGATAACTACTTTGTTACGATGCCGGTACCCGGTCAGGAAATTCCACTTCGCATCGGCGTGTTCGGCGATTGTGGCAATAACTCTCCCAATCAGCGCAACGTAAGGGACCAGGTGATCAGTTATCTTAAAGATAAACCAATGGATGCCTGGATATTGCTGGGCGATAACGCTTACTCCAGCGGTACGGACCCTGAATTCCAGGAGAAGTTCTTCAATATTTATAAAGATAACCTCCTGAAGAAATACCCTTTGTTCCCTGCGCCGGGAAACCATGATTACAGCGACCTGTACCGCTTCAGGGCTACTTCCCAGGGTACAAAGGACATTGCTTATTATCAGAACTTCTCCATGCCCACTAATGGCGAAGCTGGTGGAGTTCCTTCTAAAACGCAGGCTTTCTATTCTTACGATATCGGTAACATCCATTTCCTGTCCCTCGATTCTTATGGTAAGGAAGATGAGGCCTCCACCCGGATGTATGATACATCAGGAGCGCAGGTGCAATGGATCAAAAAAGACCTGGAAGCACTTAAGAATACCCGCAGGGGATGGGTGGTTGCTTACTGGCATCATCCTCCCTATACTATGGGATCACACAACTCCGATAAAGAAGGAGAGCTGGTGAAGATCCGTGAGAACTTTATCCGTATCCTGGAACGTTATGGTGTAGACCTGATCCTTTGTGGTCATAGTCACGTGTATGAGCGCTCCCGTTTGATGCATGGGCATTATGGTATGGAAGCAACCTTTGATTCCGCCACGCATAACCTGAGTGGCTCTTCTGCCCTGTACGACGGATCTGATAATTCCTGCCCTTATATCAAAGATCCGGTAACCAATGCCGGTACCGTATATGTAGTAACCGGGTCAGCAGGTGCGCAGGGTGGCAGGCAGGCCACTTATCCGCATGATGCGTTTTATTATTCCTATAATGAAAAGGGCGGTGCTTCTATGCTGGAAGTGGATGGTAATAAACTGGAACTGAAATTTATTGCAGCAGATGGTGAGATCAGGGACCACTTTGTGATGATGAAAGATGTGAATAAAACAACTACCATCAACCTGAAGAAAGGACAAAGCGCTACGCTTACTGCATCCTTTGCAGGAAGCTATAAATGGAATAAAGGCAAGCGTACAGAAAGAAGCATCACAGTGAAGCCATCTGCCGGTAAAACAGTATATGAAGTACAGGATAACTACACTTGTGTGAAGGATGTTTTTATCGTGAACGTTTCTAAATAA
- a CDS encoding cytochrome-c peroxidase translates to MVTTKRLLLPGFCLFLLMSLTNATGPSIGVEPMVQYFRSGAKDFAASTLTLQSTINLLRKDDTTSVATARTQLKACRLQYKKIEFFLEYFFKTSSLIYNTPAKAEIEEPYMEYNEPVGMQVMEALLYEEDVIANKAALLEQVNVIRSSAEDLLSLLYGFTADDKQVLESVRIELIRVYTLGITGFDAPLLKSGITESYEALNAVKVVLAPYLDKRAPYADSVIYYLDKSLWFLEAGKDFDAFDRLRFLRQYALPLQRTLGYMIRDMQLVLNTTGGVLNYSAEHLFSKDAINIDAFPAAGNEKFKSVETFPLSGIAATPALYKFNSPDAFSSTTATVNGALISLGKKLFHETALSGNNKISCATCHRPEKHFTDGLATSVAFDGHSHVRRNAPSLFYAGFQYGQFWEGRIKSLEEQALDVVHNPFEMNGDAAKVLQLPAYTVLFKQVFPDSTVTAEKVAVAIAAFVRSLNPRNSSFDQYITGDTTALSAAQVRGFNLFMGKAQCGTCHFAPLFNGLVPPLYNLTELEVLGTPKNEDLARPLADTDKGRYDVLNISFYEQAFKTPTVRNVSATGPYMHNGAFTTLENVVEFYNKGGGSGIGLETPAQTLSAAPLQLTKQEVADVTGFMRALEDKLP, encoded by the coding sequence ATGGTCACTACAAAACGATTGCTGCTACCAGGCTTCTGCCTTTTTCTCCTGATGAGCCTGACCAATGCCACAGGTCCTTCGATAGGCGTGGAGCCAATGGTGCAGTATTTCAGGTCTGGTGCAAAAGACTTTGCTGCTTCCACATTAACCCTCCAATCTACCATCAATTTACTTCGTAAAGACGACACAACAAGTGTTGCCACAGCCAGAACACAATTAAAAGCCTGCCGCCTGCAATACAAAAAGATCGAATTCTTCCTGGAATACTTCTTCAAAACATCCAGCCTTATTTACAATACACCTGCAAAAGCAGAAATAGAAGAACCTTACATGGAATACAATGAGCCGGTAGGGATGCAGGTGATGGAAGCCTTGTTATATGAAGAGGATGTGATAGCTAATAAAGCGGCTTTGCTGGAACAGGTAAATGTGATCCGCAGTTCGGCGGAGGACCTGTTATCCCTGCTGTATGGATTTACTGCCGATGATAAACAGGTACTGGAAAGCGTACGCATAGAACTGATACGAGTTTATACATTGGGTATTACAGGGTTTGATGCACCATTGTTAAAATCAGGTATTACTGAATCCTACGAAGCATTGAATGCCGTGAAAGTTGTGCTGGCCCCATACCTGGATAAACGTGCACCTTATGCAGATAGCGTAATTTATTATCTTGATAAAAGCCTGTGGTTCCTGGAAGCAGGTAAAGATTTTGATGCTTTCGACCGGTTGCGTTTTCTCAGGCAATACGCTTTGCCTTTGCAGAGAACGCTGGGTTACATGATCAGGGACATGCAGCTGGTGCTGAATACTACTGGCGGTGTGTTGAATTACAGTGCGGAACATTTGTTCAGCAAAGATGCCATCAACATAGATGCATTCCCTGCTGCAGGGAATGAGAAATTCAAAAGTGTTGAAACATTTCCTTTATCAGGCATTGCAGCTACGCCGGCGTTATATAAGTTTAACAGTCCGGATGCATTTTCTTCAACTACTGCAACGGTAAATGGCGCTTTGATCAGCCTGGGTAAAAAGTTATTCCATGAAACCGCTTTATCCGGCAATAACAAAATAAGCTGCGCCACCTGCCACCGGCCGGAAAAACACTTTACGGATGGGTTGGCTACCAGTGTTGCGTTTGACGGGCATTCACATGTACGCCGGAATGCACCATCCCTTTTTTACGCAGGATTCCAGTACGGGCAGTTCTGGGAAGGGCGCATCAAAAGCCTGGAAGAGCAGGCGCTGGATGTTGTGCATAACCCGTTTGAGATGAACGGTGATGCGGCGAAGGTTTTACAATTGCCAGCCTATACAGTACTTTTTAAACAGGTGTTCCCGGATAGTACGGTCACTGCGGAAAAAGTAGCGGTGGCCATTGCTGCATTTGTACGCTCGCTGAATCCACGTAACTCTTCTTTTGACCAATACATCACTGGTGATACCACAGCTTTGAGTGCAGCACAGGTAAGAGGCTTTAATTTATTTATGGGGAAGGCGCAATGTGGCACCTGCCATTTTGCACCACTCTTTAATGGACTGGTGCCTCCTTTGTATAACCTTACAGAACTGGAGGTACTGGGCACGCCGAAGAATGAAGACCTGGCAAGACCATTGGCGGATACTGATAAAGGCCGCTATGATGTGTTGAATATCTCGTTCTATGAGCAGGCGTTTAAAACACCTACCGTGAGGAATGTATCAGCCACAGGGCCTTATATGCATAATGGCGCATTTACCACCCTGGAGAATGTAGTGGAATTCTATAACAAAGGCGGTGGTAGCGGCATTGGATTGGAAACGCCTGCCCAAACATTGTCCGCAGCACCTTTGCAGTTGACTAAACAGGAAGTGGCAGACGTGACCGGATTTATGCGGGCACTGGAAGATAAGCTGCCATAG
- a CDS encoding GNAT family N-acetyltransferase encodes MPFIHYLRSFSRPSKARNLRLLRDYQRIGLGRKLAEHAARWLLQRGIDTMVLFGTPQNPTCYSYEALGGKKLYNSKGGFDGEYGWKDITVLIP; translated from the coding sequence ATGCCATTCATACATTATCTCCGCTCTTTCAGCAGGCCGTCCAAAGCCCGCAATCTGCGCCTGCTGCGGGATTATCAGCGTATCGGCCTTGGCCGCAAACTGGCGGAGCATGCAGCACGCTGGCTGCTGCAACGTGGTATTGATACCATGGTGTTGTTTGGCACGCCACAGAATCCTACCTGTTATTCCTACGAAGCTTTAGGTGGTAAAAAATTGTACAATAGTAAAGGAGGTTTTGACGGAGAGTATGGCTGGAAGGATATTACTGTACTCATTCCTTAG
- a CDS encoding Crp/Fnr family transcriptional regulator: MKKDKQGCDMQTCLVCRLCVKEWKPAITHERKNFALKKGAQLFKEGDPVKGVFFLHTGRVKVHKHWGEEKELIVRFAKEGDIVGHRGIGAELVYPVTATVLEAATVCYFELDFFQASLKVNEGLMYEMMMFYARELQESEKKMRNLAHMPVKGRIAYALLSLRDKFGRNEGGFIDFSLSRQDLASYIGATYETTFRMLNELIQENLIILSGKDIAIAQEEKLRALTLAS, from the coding sequence ATGAAGAAAGACAAGCAGGGATGTGACATGCAAACCTGCCTCGTATGCAGGCTGTGTGTAAAAGAATGGAAACCGGCCATCACGCATGAGCGTAAGAACTTTGCCCTGAAAAAAGGTGCACAGTTGTTTAAAGAAGGTGATCCGGTGAAAGGTGTTTTCTTTCTTCATACAGGAAGGGTGAAAGTGCATAAACATTGGGGGGAAGAAAAGGAGCTGATCGTGCGTTTTGCGAAGGAAGGTGATATTGTAGGGCACCGGGGTATTGGCGCAGAGTTGGTATATCCTGTAACCGCTACTGTACTGGAAGCCGCTACTGTTTGTTACTTTGAGCTGGACTTCTTCCAGGCATCCCTTAAAGTGAATGAAGGGCTGATGTATGAAATGATGATGTTCTATGCACGTGAGCTGCAGGAATCAGAAAAGAAGATGCGCAACCTGGCACATATGCCGGTGAAAGGAAGGATTGCTTATGCCCTGCTTTCCCTGCGCGATAAATTTGGAAGGAATGAAGGAGGCTTCATTGACTTTTCCCTCAGCCGCCAGGACCTTGCATCCTATATCGGCGCTACTTATGAAACCACATTCAGAATGCTGAATGAACTGATACAGGAAAACCTCATTATCTTATCCGGAAAAGATATTGCGATTGCACAGGAGGAAAAACTGCGGGCTTTAACCCTGGCAAGCTAA
- the cobA gene encoding uroporphyrinogen-III C-methyltransferase yields MPKPSLSLVGAGPGDPEMITLKAIRTIREADVILYDALVNPELLQYAGANARVSFVGKRYGCHALSQQEINELIISSALAYGHVVRLKGGDPFIFGRAAEEIEAATAAGIPVNIVPGISSALAVPAGQMIPLTCRGMAESLWITTGTTRHGSISDDLRLAAQSTATVVILMAMSKLGEIMDLFSSFGKTQTPVAIIQNGTTPGEKMVTGTVRDIVFKAAHAELENPAIIIIGEVVRWREALPDIIAQSQKVERYEERQAGM; encoded by the coding sequence ATGCCAAAACCATCCTTATCTTTAGTTGGTGCCGGGCCGGGAGACCCGGAAATGATCACCTTAAAAGCCATCCGGACCATCCGGGAGGCAGATGTGATCTTATATGATGCTTTGGTGAACCCTGAACTGCTGCAATATGCAGGCGCGAATGCCCGGGTGAGCTTTGTGGGTAAACGATATGGCTGCCATGCCTTGTCCCAGCAGGAGATCAATGAGCTGATCATCAGCAGTGCTTTGGCTTATGGGCATGTGGTACGCCTGAAAGGAGGAGACCCCTTTATTTTTGGCCGGGCCGCAGAAGAAATTGAGGCTGCTACTGCTGCCGGCATCCCGGTTAATATAGTACCGGGTATTTCCAGCGCACTGGCGGTACCGGCTGGTCAGATGATCCCGCTCACCTGCAGGGGAATGGCGGAAAGCCTCTGGATCACCACAGGCACTACCCGTCACGGAAGTATTTCAGATGATCTCCGCCTGGCTGCACAATCTACCGCCACCGTTGTAATTTTGATGGCTATGAGCAAGTTAGGAGAGATCATGGACCTGTTCAGCAGTTTTGGCAAAACACAAACACCGGTAGCTATTATACAGAATGGTACCACTCCGGGGGAAAAGATGGTTACAGGAACAGTACGGGATATTGTATTTAAAGCGGCGCATGCGGAACTGGAGAACCCGGCTATTATAATAATAGGGGAGGTGGTGCGCTGGAGAGAAGCTTTACCGGATATCATCGCTCAATCGCAAAAGGTAGAAAGATATGAAGAAAGACAAGCAGGGATGTGA
- the nirB gene encoding nitrite reductase large subunit NirB: MKVVVIGNGMVGYKFCEKIVEKTGDTHIELVVFGEEPRPAYDRVHLSEFFAGRSADDLTMASLEWYTSRNITLHLGDPVKAIDPVSKTVHSHQGITETYDFLIMATGSAAFVPAIQGVDKKGVFIYRTIEDLELMQAFAPKARKGTVIGGGLLGLEAAKALIDLGVAETHIIEFAPRLMPRQVDDKGSFILQSKLEKLGLRIHTSKNTREILGTDTITGLQFTDDSILDTDMLVISAGIQPRDELAKTAGLTTGPRGGIVVNEQLQTSDPSIYAIGECALYNGMIYGLVAPGYEMAEVAASHLLGQLKAFTGFDMSTKLKLIGVDVASFGNPFITPEQGNSIVLEDSMKGVYQRINISTCGQYLLGGILIGDADAYNMLLQTSKNKVILPPNPIDILLGARNGTASTGINLPDEAIICSCESISKAAIAQAVEAGHETLDTVKKCTKAGTCCGGCVPMVKDIITATMKAQGKYIRNVVCEHFSYSRQELLDLVKVKALKSFDEVLDHYGDGEGCETCKPVVSSILASLWNEMILGKGNDTAQDSNDRYLANIQKGGTYSVVPRIPGGEITPEKLIVIGQIASKYHLYTKITGGQRIDMFGAHLSDLPAIWEELILAGFESGHAYGKALRTVKSCVGSTWCRFGLHDSVSFAIRIEERYRGLRAPHKIKSAVSGCIRECAEAQSKDFGIIATERGWNLYVCGNGGSKPQHALLLASDLDDETCIRYIDRFLMFYIKTADPLTRTATWLNKLDGGIDYLRNVVLQDSLGIAESLEAEMQLLVDNYKCEWKEVVENPALRKRFNHFVNAPEEKDPTVKFETMRNQKKAAEWK, encoded by the coding sequence ATGAAAGTCGTAGTTATCGGTAATGGCATGGTAGGCTATAAATTTTGCGAAAAAATAGTCGAAAAAACCGGAGATACCCATATTGAATTAGTAGTTTTTGGAGAGGAGCCCCGCCCAGCCTATGATCGGGTACATTTAAGCGAGTTCTTCGCCGGCAGATCAGCAGACGATCTCACAATGGCTTCCCTGGAATGGTATACCTCCCGTAACATCACCCTCCACCTGGGTGATCCCGTAAAAGCAATAGACCCTGTTTCCAAAACCGTTCATTCTCACCAGGGCATCACTGAAACTTACGACTTCCTTATCATGGCCACCGGCTCCGCTGCATTTGTACCAGCTATCCAGGGAGTAGATAAAAAAGGTGTTTTCATCTACCGCACTATAGAAGACCTGGAACTAATGCAGGCCTTTGCCCCGAAAGCCCGCAAAGGAACGGTGATCGGCGGAGGGCTTTTAGGTCTGGAGGCGGCCAAAGCATTAATAGACCTCGGCGTGGCAGAAACACATATCATTGAATTCGCACCCCGGCTCATGCCACGCCAGGTAGATGATAAAGGTTCCTTTATCCTCCAGTCCAAACTGGAAAAACTGGGCCTCCGGATCCATACCAGCAAAAACACCCGCGAAATACTCGGTACAGATACCATCACCGGCCTTCAGTTCACAGACGATTCCATATTAGATACAGATATGCTGGTGATCTCGGCTGGCATTCAGCCCAGGGACGAACTGGCAAAAACAGCAGGACTCACCACCGGTCCCCGCGGAGGCATTGTTGTAAACGAACAGCTGCAAACCTCTGACCCTTCTATTTATGCGATCGGTGAATGTGCCTTATATAATGGTATGATCTATGGCCTGGTTGCGCCGGGATATGAAATGGCGGAAGTAGCTGCTTCTCACCTGCTCGGTCAACTCAAAGCCTTCACCGGTTTTGACATGAGCACCAAACTGAAACTCATTGGCGTGGATGTGGCCAGCTTCGGCAATCCTTTCATTACTCCGGAGCAAGGCAACAGCATTGTGCTGGAAGATTCCATGAAGGGTGTTTACCAGCGTATTAATATTTCTACCTGTGGTCAATATTTATTAGGCGGCATCCTCATCGGGGATGCAGATGCCTATAATATGCTCCTGCAAACGAGTAAGAATAAAGTGATCCTCCCTCCCAACCCCATAGACATCCTGTTGGGTGCCAGGAATGGAACTGCCAGCACTGGCATCAATCTCCCTGACGAAGCCATCATCTGCAGCTGTGAAAGTATCAGCAAAGCAGCTATTGCACAGGCTGTAGAAGCGGGTCACGAAACACTGGATACCGTAAAGAAATGTACAAAAGCGGGTACCTGCTGCGGAGGTTGTGTACCCATGGTGAAAGATATTATCACCGCCACTATGAAGGCACAGGGCAAATATATCCGCAATGTGGTGTGTGAACACTTCTCTTATTCCCGGCAGGAGTTACTGGACCTCGTTAAAGTAAAAGCACTGAAATCCTTTGATGAAGTACTGGACCATTACGGAGACGGTGAAGGTTGCGAAACCTGCAAACCTGTAGTAAGCTCTATCCTCGCCAGTTTATGGAATGAAATGATCCTCGGCAAAGGTAACGACACTGCCCAGGATTCTAACGACCGTTACCTGGCCAACATTCAGAAAGGTGGTACTTATTCTGTTGTACCCCGTATCCCCGGTGGTGAGATCACCCCGGAGAAACTGATCGTTATCGGGCAGATCGCTTCCAAATATCATCTCTACACTAAAATAACAGGCGGCCAGCGCATTGATATGTTCGGCGCGCACCTCAGCGACCTTCCTGCCATCTGGGAAGAACTCATTCTTGCAGGCTTCGAAAGCGGGCATGCATACGGTAAAGCATTACGTACTGTAAAAAGCTGTGTGGGATCTACCTGGTGCCGCTTTGGCTTACATGACAGCGTAAGTTTTGCTATCAGGATAGAAGAAAGATACCGTGGCCTCCGTGCCCCGCACAAAATAAAATCTGCCGTATCCGGCTGCATCCGCGAATGTGCAGAAGCACAATCCAAAGACTTTGGCATCATTGCCACAGAAAGAGGATGGAACCTCTACGTATGTGGCAATGGCGGATCCAAACCACAACACGCGTTGCTCCTGGCCAGCGACCTGGATGACGAAACCTGCATCCGTTACATAGACCGCTTCCTGATGTTCTACATCAAAACAGCCGATCCGCTGACACGTACTGCTACCTGGCTCAATAAACTGGATGGCGGCATAGACTACCTCCGCAACGTAGTGCTGCAGGATAGTTTAGGTATAGCAGAAAGCCTGGAAGCAGAAATGCAATTACTGGTAGACAATTATAAATGCGAATGGAAGGAAGTAGTGGAAAATCCTGCGCTCAGAAAACGTTTTAACCACTTCGTTAATGCGCCGGAAGAAAAAGACCCTACGGTAAAATTTGAGACCATGCGTAATCAGAAGAAAGCAGCGGAATGGAAATAG